The following are encoded together in the Brassica napus cultivar Da-Ae chromosome A9, Da-Ae, whole genome shotgun sequence genome:
- the LOC106378459 gene encoding uncharacterized protein LOC106378459, whose product MEPKGNPNVPGDRKINKKTAASSATVKPNSKSPASSPIVSSALSMKSKAETALIHEEQGSYRPPIHAENPNVFKASNGHERYNRSTRQVASTLGYILQILFQTCAGAVLLTDGVFWFIIYPFLTSKEFNLDFWFPLFRISYFVLWTGVFVILQWIVHACVSFWYAAVGLMHVPCFGVFALIVKLKYMWFSKCFSEEP is encoded by the exons ATGGAACCTAAAGGCAACCCTAACGTCCCCGGCGACCGCAAGATCAACAAAAAGACCGCCGCCTCCTCCGCGACTGTGAAACCAAACAGCAAGTCCCCTGCCTCTTCTCCGATTGTTTCATCTGCCCTTTCGATGAAATCAAAAGCCGAAACCGCTCTCATTCATGAAGAGCAGGGGTCGTATAGACCTCCCATTCATGCCGAAAACCCGAATGTGTTTAAAGCTTCTAACGGACATGAGAGATACAATAGGTCTACACGTCAAGTTGCTTCTACATTGGGTTACATTCTTCAGATTCTTTTTCAA ACTTGTGCAGGAGCTGTATTGCTTACAGATGGTGTGTTTTGGTTCATTATCTACCCTTTTCTCACTTCCAAAGAATTCAATCTAGATTTT TGGTTCCCATTGTTTAGGATTTCATACTTTGTGTTATGGACCGGTGTATTCGTTATACTCCAATGGATTGTTCATGCTTGTGTCTCCTTCTG GTATGCTGCTGTTGGGTTGATGCACGTACCGTGCTTTGGAGTCTTTGCTTTGATCGTGAAATTGAAGTACATGTGGTTCTCTAAATGTTTCTCAGAAGAACCATAG